The genomic DNA CGCCTCGGGGACCTCGATGCTGATCTCGAGCTCGCGCGTGCCGCCGATCTCCACATACGTCACGCGCGGGTCGGCCAGCAGGTCGCGCCGCGTGTCCTCCGCCAGGGAGCGCAGCGTGGCCTCCTCGATGTCGCCGTACAGCACCAGGCTGATGGCCTGCGTGCGGTTCGAGATCAGGCTCACCACCGGGCGCTCGGCGTCCTGCGGGAACGACGTGATGCGGTCGATGGCGCTCTTCGCGTCATTCAGCGCGCGGTCCTGGTCCGCGCCCAGCATGAGCTCCACGAGCACCAGCCCATTGCCTTCGTACGAGGCGGAGCGCACCTCCTTCACGCCGTCGAGTCCCTGCACCGCCTCCTCCACGGCAAGGATGATGGACTGCTCGATCTCCGACGGGCTCGCGCCGGGGTAGGCCACGGACACCGAGATGGTGTCGAGCTCCACCTCGGGGAACACCTCTTGCCGCACGTTGGAGAGCGCGAGGACGCCTCCAATGACCAGCATGAACATGAGGGTGTTGGCCGCGACCCCGTTGCGCGCCATCCAGGCCACCGGGCCCTTGATGTCCGCGGCATGTCCGTCCTTGCGCTCGTCGAGCGGGATGGACGGGTCGATCGGCGGCAGCTCGGCGCCGGGCTCGCCCGCGTTGTGAGGCTCACTCACGGCGCGGGCTCCGCGGCGGTGCCCTCGGGCGCACGGGGGCTGGCCTGGGCAGTGGTGCTCGCGGCCGCTGTCGCGGTGCGCAACCGCATGCCGGGGAGGGCGGTGCCCACCTGGCTGCGGATGACCCGGTCGCCGGCCTCGAGCCCCGTCGACACCATGACGGACTCACGCAGGCCCCACACCACGGTCACCCGGCGCGTCTCCAGCTGGCTCTCGCCGTTCATGATGTAGACGATGTTCCCCTCGTGCACCGCCGCGCGCGGCACCTCGATGACGTCCTCGAGCGGGGGGGCGGCGATCTCCACGTCCACGAACGACCCGAGCAGCAGGGGCACCGCGGCGCTCCCGACCCCGTCCATCGGGTTCGGGATGGACACGATCACGCGCGCCATCGCACCCGACGGGTCCAGGTCCGGCAGCAGGCGCACCACGCGGCCCGCGCGCTCGATGCGCTCGCCGCCCACGTTCTGGACGACGGTCGCGAGGGACCCGTCGGTCTCGGAGATGACCAGGCTGCGCAGCGAGGCCACCGGGATGGAGACCTGCACCCAGAATTCATCCGTGCCCACCAGCGTGGCTAGCTGCGCCGCGGGCCCGACCACCTGCCCCACCTCCACGGCCTCCACGGTGACCATGGCGTTGAAGGGCGCGCGAATGACGGTGCGCGACAGGTTCAGGCGCGCCCGCTCCACCGAGCTGCTGGCCGCCACCACACCCACCTGCGCCGTGCGCAGCTGCGGGTCGCGCGTGGCGAGCGCTCGGCCGCTCTCGCTGGCCTCGGGGTTGCCGAAGCTGGACCACTCCTGCTGCGCCACCGCCTGGCGGCCGCGCTCCATCTGCAGCTCCAGCTCGGCGCGGTTCACCTCGGCGCTCGTGGCCTCCACGGCCAGCTGGTAGTCCCGCGCGTCGATGCGCACCAGCACCTCGCCCGCCTCCACGCGACCGCCTGCCACCAGCGCCGGGTGGTGAGCGCGGATGCGCCCCCCCACCTCGGGGATGACCACGATCT from Sandaracinaceae bacterium includes the following:
- a CDS encoding efflux RND transporter periplasmic adaptor subunit; this encodes MTQLRTRSERGRALVSLLLILGVLGAAAAFFMYMKSTKPEAERVVREDLGILVEVTTVARADHEVQIRAQGTVRPARQIVVIPEVGGRIRAHHPALVAGGRVEAGEVLVRIDARDYQLAVEATSAEVNRAELELQMERGRQAVAQQEWSSFGNPEASESGRALATRDPQLRTAQVGVVAASSSVERARLNLSRTVIRAPFNAMVTVEAVEVGQVVGPAAQLATLVGTDEFWVQVSIPVASLRSLVISETDGSLATVVQNVGGERIERAGRVVRLLPDLDPSGAMARVIVSIPNPMDGVGSAAVPLLLGSFVDVEIAAPPLEDVIEVPRAAVHEGNIVYIMNGESQLETRRVTVVWGLRESVMVSTGLEAGDRVIRSQVGTALPGMRLRTATAAASTTAQASPRAPEGTAAEPAP